GGACCCTGGTGAGAAGGGCTCGGCCCATGGGTGTAGACCGATGGACCAGGGCACGAGGGGCGGGGCAGGACAAGGGAGCAGGAGAAATGAATAGAGAAGGGGTGCGGTGGTGACTGAACGATGGAGACGAATGCGGAGAGAATGGACATACCGCTGTTCCGAGGGGCGAGGGCGCAGGCTGGAGCCCGGCCGAGGCAGCCAGCAGATGCGGAGTTGACAAGCTGACGGCTGCTCCATCCTTTTCCTCTCCAGCTCCCACCCCTTTCCTGCATTCACCAGGCAAACTCTGCATAtcgccccacccccatcccctgccTCCTTTCAGGGCATCTGGGTGGGTCTCCCTGGGTCCCTTCCTCTGGAAGGAAGGGGTAGGCAGGAGGGCAGGGCCAGATTGCGGCAGCAGGGACCCGGAGGTCCATTCTGGGCCCGGACCTCTTCCAAGCCCCCGCCCCCCTTCGGAAATCCAGAGCGCAGCCGCGTTCTCTGACCCTCCTGGCTCCATTCCCGGGGGGTTACATTTGACTCCACCTGCAAACACTGCAGTGGAAACTAATGGCCAGTCGATTGCGATTTGCATCTCATTGAAATATCTTTCAAAGCAGCCAGAGCCTTCAGGCCCGCTGCTGTCGTCAGTCACCTCGGTGTCCTTCCCGCAGCTCTTGTCTTCACTTGCTGGGCTTCGCCATCCCTGTCTTCTAGGTCTGCACCTGTGGTTGCCAGGTAGGTGGATGTGAGCGACCCTACCCTCCTGGTTCTCTAGAAGCCATCCCATCGCCGCTGGCACCATGCTGTCTCCTCAGAGAGCTTTACTCTGCAACCTCAATCACATCCACCTCCAGCACGTCTCCCTGGGCCTGCACTTGTCCCGCCGTCCTGAGCTACGGGAAGGGCCCTTGAGCACATCCCCTCCCCCAGGAGACACTGGGGGCAAGGAGAGCAGGGGACCCTGCAGTGGCACCCTGGTGGACGCCAATTCCAACAGCCCAGCTGTGCCCTGCCGGTGCTGCCAGGAGCACGGTCCGGGCCTAGAAAACCGGCAGGACGCATCACAGGAGGAAGAGGGGGCTGCCTCTCCCTCAGACCCAGGCTGCTCTTCCTCGCTCAGCTCCTGCTCAGATCTTAGCCCCGATGAGTCCCCTGTCTCAGTCTACTTGCGGGACCTCCCTGGTGATGAGGATGCCCACCCTCAGCCCAGTATCATCCCCCTGGAGCAGGGTTCCCCACTGGCTTCAGCAGGCCCTGGCACCTGCTCACCGGACAGCTTCTGCTGCTCTCCTGATTCCTGCTCCGGAGCTTCTTCTTCACCCGATCCTGGCCTGGACTCGAACTGCAACGCCCTGACCACCTGCCAGGACCTCCCTTCCCCAGGCTTGGAGGAAGAGGATGAGAGCGCGGACCAGGATCTCCCTACTTCTGAGCTCTTAGAGGCGGATGATGGGAAAATCGACGCTGGGAAAACGGAGCCCAGTTGGAAGATTAACCCAATTTGGAAAATTGACACAGAGAAAATTAAAGCTGAATGGAAAACCACGGAAAACAATAACACTGGCTGGAAAAACAACGGGAATGTTAACTCTAGCTGGAAAAATGAACCTGAAAAATTCGACTCTGGTTGGAAAACCAACACAAGAGTAA
The genomic region above belongs to Piliocolobus tephrosceles isolate RC106 chromosome 1, ASM277652v3, whole genome shotgun sequence and contains:
- the LOC111543764 gene encoding putative uncharacterized protein RUSC1-AS1 — encoded protein: MQIAIDWPLVSTAVFAGGVKCNPPGMEPGGSENAAALWISEGGRGLGRGPGPEWTSGSLLPQSGPALLPTPSFQRKGPRETHPDALKGGRGWGWGDMQSLPGECRKGVGAGEEKDGAAVSLSTPHLLAASAGLQPAPSPLGTAVCPFSPHSSPSFSHHRTPSLFISPAPLSCPAPRALVHRSTPMGRALLTRVLLEPLRPWACPRLPRSPPGGAQSGRGGALAQPTLRSASAPLRAWAWRSSDPPPALSVLCHPPSGFDISQAFGPEWALMQRPLGPASVKRVLPAPHPAHSGKSQTLAAPSKNRTTRRLHNYLLRASSPRPCNL